DNA sequence from the Microcebus murinus isolate Inina chromosome 18, M.murinus_Inina_mat1.0, whole genome shotgun sequence genome:
CAAATGTCATGCGGCGCATGACTGTGTTAGCAAAGACCCAGAttcttgtttaaaaagaaaatgcagctgTGGGCAAGTGCCCAGCCCTCCAGCAATACCAGCATCTCGGAGGCGCTTCTTTACCGCACTCTCGGAGCCGGGGCTGAGTCCCCCCGTCCCGCCGCCCCCCGGCCCTGTCCCTTCCGCGCCAGCACGGcgggaagggcagagagagacTGACCATGACGATCTCCAGCACTTCGCTCTTGCTGATGGCCCCGTTGCCGTCCACGTCGTAGAGGGAGAAGGCCCACTCCAGCTTCTGGGTGGTCTTGCCTGCGGTGGTCATGTGCAGGGCGATGACGTACTCCTTGAAGTCCAGGGTGCCATCGCTGTTGGCGTCGAAGCTGCGGAACACGTGCTGGGCGTAGGCCTTGGGGTCGGAGTCCGGGAAGAACTTGGCGTAGATGCTCTGGAACTCCTGCTGCGTGATGCGGCCGCTGGGGCACTCCTTCAGGAAGGACTGGTACCAGGCGCACAGCTCCTCCTCCGTGAACTTGGTGTTCAGCTGCAGCTCATCCAGGATCTCCTTGGACAGGGCCCCACTTTTGCTGTTCCCCATGGGTGAGGGAGAGTGGGCAGTGGCTGGGCGGCGGCTGGGTGGGACGTGCGTGGTCCCCTGGCTGCCGGGGCTCGGCGCTGGTGTGAGATGGCGACGAGACGCTGGCGGATTAGGGGGATTTGCCACCAGTTCTTCCCAGTCCTTGGACGGAGGAGGAGCTTGGGGGtggggtgctcccagagccctcCTGAGATTAAAACAGAGAGGCGCCAGGCCTGCCCCACGCCAGCCCCGCCTCCAAGGGCAGCCATGTGCCCTGCTTGTCTTCCGCGCCGGCTCTGAGGGTCTCCGGGCCAGGGCTGGCGTTTCACGTCGAGCCCCAGACTGCAGTGCTGAGGGGCACTGGCCTGCAGCCAGCGCGGTTCAAATCCCGGCCCGGCCACGTCTCTTAACCTCTCTCCTCCTGGGAACAGCTCTTTTCCTAATTCTTTGCCTCAGTCTCGTCTCAGCCAGGCCCTACACCAACCTTTCTATTTACAAGAG
Encoded proteins:
- the RCVRN gene encoding recoverin, producing MGNSKSGALSKEILDELQLNTKFTEEELCAWYQSFLKECPSGRITQQEFQSIYAKFFPDSDPKAYAQHVFRSFDANSDGTLDFKEYVIALHMTTAGKTTQKLEWAFSLYDVDGNGAISKSEVLEIVMAIFKMINPEDVKHLPDDENTPEKRAEKIWKFFGKNDDDKLTEDEFIEGTLANKEILRLIQFEPQKVKEKLKEKKP